The Desulfohalovibrio reitneri genome contains a region encoding:
- a CDS encoding recombinase family protein: MLDNSNVAPGKNKTLRCAIYTRKSHEEGLEQEFNSLDAQRESAEHYIEAQRMRGWTALPDRYDDGGFSGGNMERPGLRRLLADIDAGKIDVIVVYKVDRLSRSLLDFMKMIDLFNEKGVSFVSVTQHFSTTDPTGRMFLGILITFAQYEREVIAERIRDKVAAAKRRGKYCGGVPILGYDVDRDNKKLLVNPDEAMTVQYIFRRFIQIGSAKKLGQELNEQGYRTKAWTTKKGKVREGSEWNTAHIYRLLNNRIYIGEIAHKDRSYPGEHEGIIDRATWDKVQAILEDNKPVKVSMARTKMVAPLKGVIRCGHCGCAMGPTYARKNGRHYTYYICQKDSKRTVSRCPLKRIPAGDIEQAVIEQLSAVFRTPTLVAKTYFAARDIEQAERERLFKQKAQLEMELSQAREQALELMKPGSDQPGKTEMLTAVNRQAVELSKQLTHVSERCKAYQGNSITEQDVSEAFQNVEGFWDDLFPVERNRLIRLLVDKVEVRETGIDMELRTNGLTTLIAELAGLACEVTERRASR, translated from the coding sequence ATGCTTGATAACAGCAATGTCGCGCCGGGCAAGAACAAGACCCTGCGCTGTGCCATCTACACCCGCAAGAGCCACGAGGAAGGGCTCGAACAGGAGTTCAACTCGTTGGATGCACAACGGGAATCTGCGGAACACTATATCGAAGCCCAGAGGATGCGTGGCTGGACGGCTCTGCCGGATCGCTACGACGATGGTGGATTCTCGGGTGGGAACATGGAGCGCCCGGGGCTGCGCCGACTGCTGGCGGACATCGACGCCGGGAAGATCGATGTGATCGTCGTCTACAAGGTCGACCGGCTGTCCCGCTCGCTGCTGGACTTCATGAAGATGATCGACCTCTTCAACGAGAAGGGTGTCAGCTTCGTCTCGGTCACCCAGCACTTCAGCACCACCGACCCCACCGGCCGGATGTTTCTCGGCATCCTGATCACCTTCGCTCAGTACGAGCGGGAGGTCATAGCCGAGCGTATCCGGGACAAGGTGGCGGCAGCCAAGCGCCGGGGGAAATACTGCGGCGGCGTACCCATCCTCGGATACGACGTCGACAGGGACAACAAGAAGCTGCTGGTCAACCCCGATGAAGCCATGACGGTGCAGTACATCTTCCGCCGGTTCATCCAGATCGGCTCGGCCAAGAAGCTGGGCCAGGAATTGAACGAACAGGGTTACCGCACCAAGGCCTGGACCACCAAGAAAGGCAAAGTGCGCGAGGGCTCCGAATGGAACACCGCCCACATCTACCGGCTGCTCAATAACCGGATCTATATCGGCGAGATCGCCCACAAGGACCGCAGCTACCCCGGAGAGCACGAAGGGATCATCGACCGGGCGACCTGGGACAAGGTGCAGGCCATCCTGGAGGACAACAAACCGGTCAAGGTTTCCATGGCCAGAACCAAAATGGTCGCCCCGTTGAAAGGCGTCATCCGTTGCGGCCACTGCGGATGCGCGATGGGACCGACCTACGCCCGCAAGAACGGCCGCCACTACACCTATTACATCTGCCAGAAAGACAGCAAGCGGACCGTGAGCCGGTGCCCGCTCAAACGGATTCCCGCCGGGGACATCGAGCAGGCGGTAATCGAGCAGTTGAGCGCGGTGTTCCGGACACCGACGCTGGTGGCCAAAACCTACTTCGCGGCCCGGGACATCGAGCAGGCGGAGCGGGAGCGGCTGTTCAAGCAGAAAGCCCAACTCGAGATGGAGCTGTCGCAGGCACGGGAGCAGGCACTCGAACTGATGAAACCCGGCAGCGATCAGCCGGGCAAGACCGAGATGCTGACGGCCGTCAATCGCCAGGCGGTCGAGCTCTCGAAACAACTGACCCATGTGAGCGAGCGCTGCAAAGCTTACCAGGGGAACAGCATCACGGAGCAGGATGTGTCGGAGGCCTTCCAGAATGTCGAGGGCTTCTGGGATGACCTTTTCCCGGTGGAGCGAAACCGGCTCATCCGCCTCCTGGTGGATAAGGTGGAGGTCCGTGAGACCGGAATCGACATGGAGCTGCGAACCAACGGGCTGACAACGCTCATCGCCGAGCTGGCTGGTCTGGCATGCGAAGTCACTGAACGGAGGGCAAGCCGATGA
- the lptF gene encoding LPS export ABC transporter permease LptF, which translates to MKRIHREIFKELSTTFGLVMGALLALILIGRMLKLKDVFLSQSISLLQMGELFLYLAPFFLLLLLPISTMLSVFLTFLRMSTDNELLALRAGGVSLGQMLVAPLLFCLLITAMDFGVSFWGVSWGMENFKSTVLEHARTKSQLILQPGVFNKEFPGLTLYARNVTPSGAGLEDVFVRDETRRNAAATIVAPKGTVGTDEERGQIVFLLEDGHIYRRQGNTFDVLGFSTYAVRLDLEKLFRGFRFDDDKPKEMSWNRLQRLVDDPDVRDVDEGNYFRKIKVEIQKRLALPTACFVLGLFALPFAFSFKGLRQYLGLVLSLGFFMVYYTMLSVGLSLGETGTLDPRVGLWVPNGLFLLLAIWGIRMAQKERFPRIFDRLRHISIRKTSKEEEQ; encoded by the coding sequence GTGAAGCGAATTCACCGCGAAATCTTCAAAGAGCTGAGCACGACGTTCGGCCTAGTCATGGGGGCTCTGCTGGCCCTCATCCTCATCGGCCGGATGCTGAAGCTCAAGGACGTCTTTCTCTCGCAGTCCATCTCCCTTCTGCAGATGGGCGAGCTTTTCCTGTATCTCGCGCCGTTCTTTCTGCTCCTGCTCCTGCCCATATCCACCATGCTCTCGGTTTTCCTGACCTTTTTGCGCATGAGTACGGACAACGAACTGCTGGCCCTGCGGGCGGGCGGAGTCAGCCTGGGCCAGATGCTCGTGGCTCCGCTCCTGTTCTGCCTGCTGATCACGGCGATGGACTTCGGTGTGTCGTTCTGGGGCGTTTCCTGGGGGATGGAGAACTTCAAGTCCACGGTGCTGGAGCATGCCCGCACCAAGTCGCAACTCATTCTTCAACCGGGTGTTTTCAACAAGGAGTTCCCCGGGTTGACGCTGTACGCCCGCAACGTCACCCCGTCCGGTGCGGGGCTGGAAGACGTTTTCGTCAGGGACGAAACCCGCCGGAACGCGGCCGCGACAATCGTGGCGCCCAAAGGCACGGTGGGGACCGACGAGGAACGCGGACAGATCGTTTTCCTGCTGGAGGACGGACACATCTATCGCCGCCAGGGCAACACCTTCGACGTGCTGGGCTTTTCAACCTACGCCGTGCGGCTTGACCTGGAAAAGCTGTTCCGGGGATTCCGCTTCGACGACGACAAGCCAAAGGAAATGTCCTGGAACAGGTTGCAAAGACTTGTTGACGACCCGGACGTCCGCGACGTGGACGAAGGCAATTATTTTCGTAAGATAAAAGTGGAAATCCAGAAGAGGCTGGCTCTGCCCACGGCCTGTTTCGTACTGGGCCTGTTTGCGTTGCCGTTCGCCTTTTCCTTCAAAGGCTTGCGACAGTATCTGGGACTGGTTCTCTCCCTGGGGTTCTTCATGGTGTACTACACCATGCTCTCGGTGGGGTTGAGCCTGGGCGAAACCGGCACACTCGACCCACGTGTTGGCTTGTGGGTTCCCAACGGCCTCTTTCTGCTACTGGCCATATGGGGCATTCGCATGGCTCAAAAGGAGCGGTTTCCCCGAATTTTCGACCGATTGCGACATATTTCCATCAGGAAAACAAGCAAGGAGGAGGAGCAGTGA
- a CDS encoding LptF/LptG family permease: protein MKTLHRHLLKTNLFLMLICLGVGVVVYLLADVFDRLDDFLEAGLGLGMVLAYFGNKIPLILSQIMPAVFLIALVVQLSLMERNREMMALRTGGVSYGKLAMFFVCYALVWSVVQFGFTEYFGVQGLRETSRIWAEDVRERQIESEKVNNVWFRDDSFVVHFQEANVGEGTGRGITVYQISENSQSLIWMVRARRFEAGRGGWTLLDADVTNPDKYTTRHVPSLNLSLSQSLRAFTAVEKGEGPAQTPAWELARAIETLEMSGSNVEALRTELHAKVAYAFSILTMAFLALAVSTFRFNIYLNITVSLLVTFVFYGLIVVGSTMGKKGLLPPEVGAWMGNMVVVLASTSRLIWVGSKH from the coding sequence GTGAAGACGCTGCACCGCCACCTCCTGAAAACCAACCTCTTTCTTATGCTCATCTGCCTTGGGGTGGGGGTTGTGGTCTATCTGCTCGCCGACGTGTTCGACCGCCTGGACGACTTCCTCGAGGCCGGGTTGGGCCTGGGTATGGTGCTGGCCTACTTCGGCAACAAAATACCACTCATCCTTTCACAGATCATGCCAGCGGTGTTCCTCATCGCGCTGGTTGTCCAGCTGTCCCTCATGGAGCGAAATCGCGAGATGATGGCCCTGAGGACCGGCGGGGTATCCTACGGCAAGCTGGCCATGTTCTTCGTCTGCTACGCCCTGGTCTGGTCCGTGGTGCAGTTCGGCTTCACCGAGTATTTCGGCGTGCAAGGGTTGCGGGAAACGTCGCGAATCTGGGCCGAGGATGTTCGCGAGCGGCAAATTGAATCGGAGAAGGTCAACAATGTCTGGTTCCGCGACGACAGTTTCGTGGTGCATTTCCAGGAAGCCAACGTGGGCGAGGGAACCGGGCGTGGCATCACCGTGTACCAGATCTCCGAAAACAGCCAGTCGCTTATTTGGATGGTCCGCGCCAGGAGGTTCGAGGCGGGGCGGGGCGGCTGGACCCTGCTCGACGCCGATGTGACCAACCCCGACAAGTATACCACCCGTCACGTTCCCAGCCTTAATCTCAGTCTTTCCCAGAGCCTGCGAGCCTTCACCGCGGTGGAAAAAGGCGAGGGGCCGGCCCAGACGCCGGCGTGGGAATTGGCCCGAGCCATCGAGACCCTGGAGATGTCCGGCTCCAATGTGGAGGCGTTACGCACCGAGCTGCACGCCAAGGTGGCCTACGCCTTTTCCATTCTGACCATGGCCTTTTTGGCCTTGGCGGTGTCCACCTTCCGCTTCAACATTTACTTGAACATTACCGTCTCGCTGTTGGTGACGTTCGTATTCTACGGGCTCATCGTAGTCGGCTCGACCATGGGCAAGAAAGGGTTGCTGCCGCCAGAGGTGGGGGCCTGGATGGGCAACATGGTTGTGGTGCTGGCTTCGACGTCCCGCCTCATTTGGGTGGGCTCCAAGCACTGA
- the yihA gene encoding ribosome biogenesis GTP-binding protein YihA/YsxC: MRRLELLETAYTLPQLKEKLPAGPQVALAGRSNVGKSSLINRLGGSKKLARISSSPGKTRSLNFYRVDPVGYFLADLPGYGYAKASKTDRNAWAKLIETYLETTSNLRGVAVLLDCRLDPQKLDMEMTSYVLNLGLPLLPVLTKADKCKQKERSKRQSQWRDILQAEAPPLLFSSATGMGVETLWNVLDELAQEEFEA, translated from the coding sequence ATGCGCCGACTCGAACTGCTGGAAACAGCCTATACGCTGCCCCAACTCAAGGAGAAGCTTCCCGCCGGACCGCAAGTCGCCCTGGCGGGCCGCTCCAACGTGGGCAAATCCTCGCTGATCAACCGGCTCGGCGGCTCCAAGAAGCTCGCCCGCATCAGCTCCTCACCAGGCAAGACCCGTAGCCTCAATTTCTACCGCGTGGACCCCGTCGGGTATTTCCTGGCCGATCTTCCCGGCTACGGCTACGCCAAGGCCTCCAAGACCGACCGCAACGCCTGGGCCAAGCTCATTGAAACCTACCTTGAGACCACCTCCAACCTGCGCGGCGTGGCTGTCCTGCTGGACTGTCGGCTGGATCCACAGAAGCTTGACATGGAAATGACTTCCTACGTCCTGAACCTGGGCCTGCCCCTGCTGCCGGTGCTGACCAAGGCGGACAAATGCAAGCAAAAGGAGCGCTCCAAGCGGCAATCCCAGTGGCGTGACATTCTCCAGGCCGAGGCTCCCCCTCTGCTCTTTTCCTCGGCCACAGGCATGGGGGTGGAAACGCTTTGGAACGTGCTGGACGAACTGGCGCAGGAAGAATTCGAGGCCTAA
- a CDS encoding LexA family protein, translating into MGKKKVSEITDPQANTLRVICQIIDEKGLPPTVKELSEVLGISHASAHEQIAQLVRKGYLKKEARKARSIVVIRRPE; encoded by the coding sequence ATGGGAAAGAAAAAGGTATCGGAAATAACCGACCCACAAGCCAACACGCTGAGGGTCATTTGCCAAATCATCGATGAAAAGGGGTTACCGCCAACGGTGAAAGAATTGTCGGAAGTCCTTGGTATCAGCCACGCGAGCGCCCACGAGCAGATCGCTCAACTGGTACGGAAAGGCTATCTGAAGAAAGAAGCTCGTAAGGCCCGGAGCATCGTCGTCATCAGGAGGCCCGAATAA
- a CDS encoding 7-cyano-7-deazaguanine synthase, translating into MQDKRYIICGNAPTDGIKETPGRDLRLRLWGKDGPDKITLRIEDIHTKIVRNVPDVFQDLLEIATYVYCADQAIPRGADDVDSFGHGWRRDLHFIIPVRTPDFWNGQEILQALCSTLGFLSDDNYHFEFTKLKEAHAFQGYLDFNDDGRLHGYPEQVVMFSGGLDSLAGTIDEVLNEKRRVVLVTHKPTQKLNKRHRRLEKMIADKAGENDPLHIGVRVNKNKKLNKEYTQRSRSFLYVSIGATIARMLNLKSVRFYENGVISLNLPVCAQVVGGRATRTTHPRVIRGFQEIISLVAGEPFTIENPYIWKTKADVIQVITKAGCQDMIAASTTCTHTWEMTNHHTHCGTCSQCIDRRFAMLAAKADQYDPVEAYKADIFTQSRSKDEDKIMTAAYLERANQVREQDDITQFIARFSEVSRVFRYLNGNSGKVAQKVYDLYKQHAKEVCDAMDTMVGRNITAIRQRTLPGDCLLRTVYESGSVISVPAIPVDQKQPDNYFRKRGGVWAARFNGNAEVLVTGVDKGAEYINFLLARPNKETSVYEIVCGFAIDSCNAVLNSNETDEGFQVTQGVPLGDTGFVADRKAVEQYRETAHELFREIEEARAENNDAEIQRLEDEMTQITAAINEAVGLGGKLRKSNDKRKNIRDAFRSAVNRAIKYLEKYDKPLAAHLKESIKCGNAPVYRTEEEIVWEVRPIVNE; encoded by the coding sequence ATGCAAGATAAGCGTTACATCATATGCGGAAACGCACCGACCGATGGGATTAAGGAAACCCCTGGCCGGGATCTGCGTCTGCGCCTTTGGGGCAAAGACGGGCCGGACAAGATCACCCTGCGCATCGAAGACATTCATACAAAAATTGTCAGAAATGTGCCGGATGTCTTCCAGGATCTGCTTGAGATCGCCACCTATGTTTACTGCGCCGACCAGGCCATTCCACGGGGAGCCGATGACGTCGATTCCTTCGGGCACGGCTGGCGCAGAGATCTGCACTTCATCATCCCGGTAAGGACCCCGGATTTCTGGAACGGGCAAGAGATTCTGCAGGCGCTGTGCTCGACGCTTGGCTTCCTGTCCGACGACAACTACCACTTCGAGTTCACCAAACTGAAAGAGGCACATGCTTTTCAAGGCTACCTGGACTTCAACGATGACGGACGTCTTCACGGTTATCCGGAACAGGTGGTGATGTTTTCGGGCGGCCTGGACTCGCTGGCGGGAACCATTGACGAGGTACTGAACGAGAAACGACGGGTGGTTCTGGTAACCCACAAGCCGACCCAGAAGCTCAACAAGCGCCACCGTCGGCTGGAAAAGATGATTGCCGACAAGGCTGGCGAAAACGATCCCCTCCACATCGGCGTTCGCGTCAACAAGAACAAGAAACTCAACAAAGAGTACACCCAACGGAGCCGCTCCTTTCTCTATGTATCTATCGGAGCGACCATTGCGCGGATGCTGAACCTGAAGAGCGTCCGGTTCTACGAAAACGGCGTCATCAGTCTAAATTTGCCGGTCTGCGCCCAGGTAGTCGGCGGACGGGCAACTCGCACCACCCATCCAAGGGTGATTCGAGGGTTTCAGGAAATCATCAGCTTGGTGGCTGGCGAGCCGTTCACGATTGAGAATCCCTACATCTGGAAAACCAAGGCCGATGTCATCCAGGTGATCACCAAGGCAGGATGCCAGGATATGATCGCGGCATCGACTACCTGCACACACACCTGGGAGATGACCAATCATCATACCCACTGCGGAACGTGTTCGCAGTGCATCGACAGGCGTTTTGCCATGCTTGCGGCAAAGGCCGATCAGTACGACCCGGTTGAAGCCTATAAGGCCGACATCTTCACCCAAAGCAGAAGCAAGGATGAAGACAAGATCATGACGGCCGCGTACCTGGAGCGTGCCAATCAGGTACGCGAGCAGGACGACATCACCCAGTTTATCGCCCGATTCAGCGAGGTCAGTCGGGTCTTCCGCTACCTTAATGGGAACTCCGGCAAAGTGGCACAAAAGGTTTATGACCTCTACAAGCAGCATGCCAAGGAAGTCTGCGATGCAATGGACACCATGGTTGGCCGCAACATCACCGCCATCCGCCAACGCACCTTGCCGGGAGACTGCCTACTCAGGACGGTCTATGAATCGGGATCGGTAATCTCCGTCCCCGCCATTCCGGTCGATCAGAAGCAGCCGGACAACTATTTCAGGAAGCGCGGGGGTGTCTGGGCCGCACGCTTTAACGGCAATGCCGAGGTGCTCGTGACGGGTGTCGACAAAGGAGCCGAGTACATCAACTTCCTCCTGGCAAGGCCCAACAAGGAAACCTCGGTCTACGAGATCGTCTGCGGGTTTGCCATCGATAGCTGCAACGCGGTCCTGAACTCCAATGAAACCGACGAAGGTTTTCAGGTCACCCAGGGGGTTCCGTTGGGTGATACCGGCTTCGTTGCCGACCGCAAGGCCGTCGAGCAATACCGGGAGACGGCTCACGAGCTTTTCCGAGAGATTGAAGAAGCCCGGGCAGAAAACAACGATGCCGAAATCCAGCGGCTTGAGGACGAAATGACTCAGATCACCGCCGCAATCAACGAGGCGGTTGGTCTGGGTGGCAAACTCCGGAAATCCAACGACAAACGCAAGAACATTCGTGACGCCTTCCGGAGTGCCGTGAACCGGGCCATTAAGTATCTGGAGAAGTACGATAAGCCGCTGGCTGCCCACTTGAAGGAGTCCATCAAGTGCGGCAACGCACCGGTCTACCGGACCGAAGAGGAGATCGTTTGGGAGGTCCGCCCGATAGTCAACGAATGA
- a CDS encoding PD-(D/E)XK nuclease family protein: MSELMTTTYSMWRLFRNCRMACKWRYIDELVPLERDPNLAFGSVIHDCLECWHGERDLAKVLDHIDRTYPNRAQDDYQQADWHLARAMMSAYAEHYPAEAFDVVALEKTFEGPIVNPATGATSRSFILAGKVDGIVRQDGQYFLLEHKTASQIDASYLERLWTDFQIILYAWYLEQTLGITVSGIIYNVLVKAKLRQGKGETEAEFEARRAELIAKSKTGKSSAKRKLPEDDETFQQRLQEKYLEPGMFHREVLYISRDQFEELRAELWELSKAMLDARRRDTFYRNTSYCFQYGRPCAYFQLCRSGGNPNVIENHFQRIAPHEELRDGAGEDAAPVF; the protein is encoded by the coding sequence ATGAGCGAGCTGATGACCACCACCTATTCCATGTGGCGGCTGTTCCGCAACTGCCGCATGGCCTGCAAGTGGCGCTACATCGACGAGCTGGTGCCGCTCGAGCGCGACCCCAATCTGGCCTTCGGCTCGGTCATTCACGACTGCCTGGAGTGCTGGCACGGCGAGCGAGATCTGGCCAAGGTCCTCGACCACATCGACCGGACCTATCCGAACCGGGCGCAGGACGATTATCAACAGGCCGACTGGCATCTCGCCCGAGCCATGATGAGCGCCTACGCGGAACACTACCCGGCCGAAGCGTTCGATGTCGTCGCGCTCGAAAAGACCTTCGAAGGTCCCATCGTCAACCCGGCGACCGGGGCGACCTCGCGCAGTTTTATTCTCGCCGGGAAGGTGGACGGCATCGTCCGTCAGGATGGCCAGTATTTCCTGCTGGAACACAAAACCGCCTCGCAGATCGACGCCAGCTACCTGGAGCGGCTGTGGACCGATTTCCAGATCATCCTCTACGCCTGGTACCTGGAGCAGACCCTCGGCATCACGGTCAGCGGCATCATCTATAACGTCCTGGTCAAGGCCAAGTTGCGCCAGGGCAAGGGTGAGACCGAAGCCGAATTCGAGGCCCGCCGGGCGGAGCTGATCGCCAAGTCGAAAACCGGCAAGAGCAGCGCCAAGCGCAAGCTGCCCGAGGACGACGAAACCTTTCAGCAGCGGCTTCAGGAGAAGTACCTCGAGCCGGGCATGTTCCACCGCGAGGTGCTCTACATCTCCCGCGACCAGTTCGAGGAACTGCGGGCCGAGCTGTGGGAACTCTCCAAGGCCATGCTCGACGCCCGTCGGCGCGACACCTTCTACCGCAACACCAGCTACTGCTTCCAGTACGGACGGCCCTGCGCCTACTTCCAGCTCTGCCGCTCGGGCGGCAACCCCAACGTCATCGAAAACCATTTCCAACGGATCGCCCCGCACGAAGAGCTGCGGGACGGAGCCGGTGAAGACGCCGCTCCGGTGTTTTGA
- a CDS encoding sigma-70 family RNA polymerase sigma factor — MVSQNSYDGIDKYAADLIRHKARQLVGKAGFTEDDRPDLEQELMIDLLQRMRHFNPAKAKKTTFMARIVERHISTILEARFAQCRDWRLCQTSLNEPLDNGEGDTTERIDFLDSEGSLGSGTRETRERLAHEIRMDLDRAIASLPEELRDLCVRLHDSTMAEIAREMGIPRTTLYDRLSKLREAFSEAGLTDYL; from the coding sequence ATGGTTTCACAGAATTCTTACGATGGCATCGACAAGTATGCCGCCGACCTCATTCGGCACAAAGCACGTCAACTCGTAGGCAAAGCCGGATTCACCGAGGACGACAGACCCGACCTCGAACAGGAACTGATGATCGATCTGCTGCAGCGGATGCGGCATTTCAATCCCGCCAAGGCCAAGAAGACCACCTTCATGGCCCGGATCGTCGAACGTCACATCTCCACCATTCTGGAGGCCCGGTTCGCCCAATGCCGGGACTGGCGGCTCTGCCAAACATCACTCAACGAACCCCTCGACAACGGCGAAGGCGACACCACCGAGCGGATCGACTTCCTGGATAGCGAAGGCTCTCTGGGAAGCGGCACCCGCGAGACAAGGGAGCGCCTCGCCCATGAGATCCGCATGGACCTCGACCGGGCCATCGCCTCGTTGCCGGAAGAGCTCCGGGATCTGTGCGTGCGCCTGCACGACAGCACCATGGCCGAAATCGCCCGGGAGATGGGCATTCCCAGAACCACCCTCTACGACCGGCTGAGCAAGCTGCGGGAGGCTTTCAGCGAGGCTGGCCTGACCGACTACCTGTGA
- a CDS encoding type II 3-dehydroquinate dehydratase: MHRFLVVNGPNLGHLGVRQPDIYGTRSMDDLPGILRGLLGERAETVKIEIFQANGEGEIIDRLERAREEGIDGLVLNAGAYTHTSLALADCLAWIGLPCVEVHLSNVLARTEEPLRQITLTGKHCLGVVAGFGLDSYALAVAALLRHMEQQ; this comes from the coding sequence ATGCATCGTTTCCTCGTGGTCAACGGACCCAATCTGGGACATTTGGGCGTCCGCCAGCCCGACATCTACGGCACCCGGTCCATGGACGACCTGCCCGGCATCCTTCGAGGCCTGCTGGGCGAACGGGCCGAAACGGTGAAGATTGAGATCTTCCAGGCCAACGGGGAAGGGGAGATCATCGATCGGCTTGAACGCGCCAGAGAAGAGGGCATCGATGGATTGGTCCTCAACGCCGGGGCGTACACGCATACTTCGTTGGCCCTGGCCGACTGCCTGGCCTGGATCGGCCTGCCCTGTGTGGAAGTCCATCTCTCCAACGTGCTGGCGCGTACCGAGGAGCCCCTGCGGCAGATTACCCTCACGGGCAAGCACTGCCTCGGAGTCGTGGCCGGATTCGGCCTGGATTCCTACGCCCTGGCCGTGGCCGCGCTGCTTCGACACATGGAACAACAATGA
- a CDS encoding DUF2924 domain-containing protein: protein MIELQNAATGGKNQDRTRNSVLRQMALLQSMSLEQLREKWLDLYGEEPPQYKKQFLIKRLAYRIQELFYGGLSEQAKVHLQQAAKEDPVATVNRRIPEERKSNEAILPGTRLVRVWNDRRYEVIVLADGYEFEGRTFRSLSAVAREITGTRWNGKVFFGLKKVYGRKAEGGSDA from the coding sequence ATGATTGAGTTACAGAACGCCGCCACGGGCGGCAAGAATCAGGACCGAACCCGAAACTCGGTCCTTCGGCAGATGGCCCTGCTGCAATCCATGTCCCTGGAGCAGCTCCGGGAAAAATGGCTCGACCTCTACGGCGAAGAGCCTCCCCAGTACAAGAAGCAATTCCTCATCAAACGGCTGGCCTATCGCATCCAGGAGCTTTTCTACGGCGGGCTGTCCGAGCAGGCCAAGGTCCATCTCCAGCAGGCCGCCAAGGAGGACCCGGTAGCCACTGTCAATCGACGCATCCCAGAAGAGCGGAAATCGAACGAGGCGATCCTGCCTGGAACCAGACTGGTGCGGGTCTGGAACGACCGGCGTTATGAGGTGATCGTCCTTGCCGATGGCTACGAGTTTGAAGGCCGCACCTTCCGGTCGCTCAGCGCGGTGGCCAGGGAGATCACCGGGACCAGGTGGAACGGCAAGGTCTTTTTCGGGTTGAAGAAGGTTTACGGCAGAAAAGCCGAGGGAGGTTCGGATGCTTGA
- a CDS encoding undecaprenyl-diphosphate phosphatase produces MPTPLDAVILGIVEGTTEFLPVSSTGHLILTSSVLDLSGDRIDAFNVIIQLGAILAVAVLYRERFLGLLRRDSERRFSGSRGIWFLVLTSLPASVVGLLLSDVIEDKLFHPQPVAWSLGIGALLILLVERTRPKPRFAGLDQMTWSLALGIGFFQCLALWPGFSRSAATIMGGMILGADRRLAAEYSFIAAVPIMVAATGYKLLSTWHLYTTSDVLFLAVGFVTSFAAAWVAVKGFIALLTRWTLRPFAWYRLVLAPMVLLFWPSR; encoded by the coding sequence ATGCCCACACCGCTCGACGCCGTCATCCTGGGAATCGTGGAGGGAACAACAGAATTCCTGCCCGTTTCCAGCACCGGCCACCTTATTCTTACCTCATCCGTGCTGGACCTGTCCGGCGACCGCATCGACGCCTTCAACGTCATCATCCAGTTGGGAGCCATCCTGGCTGTGGCCGTACTCTACCGCGAGCGCTTCCTTGGGCTGTTGCGGCGTGATTCCGAGCGCCGCTTTTCCGGCTCCAGGGGCATCTGGTTCCTGGTCTTGACCTCCCTGCCCGCTTCGGTGGTGGGCCTGCTCCTCTCGGACGTCATCGAGGACAAGCTGTTCCATCCCCAGCCAGTGGCCTGGTCGCTGGGAATCGGGGCCCTGCTCATTCTTCTGGTGGAACGGACACGCCCAAAACCGCGCTTCGCGGGACTGGATCAGATGACCTGGAGCCTGGCTCTCGGCATCGGCTTTTTCCAGTGCCTCGCCCTTTGGCCCGGCTTCTCGCGCTCCGCGGCCACCATCATGGGCGGCATGATCCTTGGCGCGGATAGAAGGCTGGCGGCGGAATACTCATTCATCGCCGCAGTGCCCATCATGGTGGCGGCCACCGGCTACAAGCTGCTCTCCACATGGCACCTGTACACCACCTCGGACGTGCTTTTCCTGGCTGTGGGTTTCGTCACATCGTTCGCTGCGGCCTGGGTGGCGGTGAAGGGATTTATCGCCCTGCTCACCCGGTGGACCCTGCGGCCTTTCGCCTGGTACAGATTGGTACTGGCCCCGATGGTGCTCCTGTTCTGGCCGAGCCGTTGA